A single genomic interval of Paludisphaera mucosa harbors:
- a CDS encoding serine/threonine-protein kinase, giving the protein MAANAADRDLLFGLLALQNGLIDQVQLVAGFQAWTRDRGRTLAEHLASRGDLDADDRSVLEALVDRHLKKHGGGAQASLATVAPGGSTRESLAALGDAEVGAILARIRPAPDPAGDADRTSTCEFGVADGEGRRFRVLRPYARGGLGAVFVALDAELNREVALKQILERHADDPSSRQRFLLEAEITGGLEHPGIVPVYGLGTYEDGRPYYAMRFVRGDSLKEAIGRFHADAALAGDPGLRSLELRKLLRRFLDVCDAIEYAHSRGVLHRDIKPGNVIVGRHGETLVVDWGLAKTLGRVEPGVGSDERPLNPSSASGSAETLPGSALGTPAYMSPEQAAGDLERLGPRSDVYSLGATLYCLLTGRPPFDGEVVDVLRAVGRGDFPPPRKVDATVDAALDAVCSKAMALDPSGRYVSPRALAEDLERWIADEPVTAYRDPLATRVTRWGRRHRSLAASLGMSLASAVISLSIAVVAINRERSKAEANFRRARSAVDEYFTTVSENRLLNVPGLQPLRKRLLESARRYYLEFLAERGSDPSVRSDAASASFRAGWIDQAMGDLEGAMSAHRAATELYEQLARDGPDDVELRRSLARCHGAQGLALAGLGRIEQAIAEHRKALEIRRAVARRSPDDPSSRIDVARSHRNIGQLFRDVGKPSEAIAEWDDAAAIARPLLDLPLPHAAGPVDLTGRTSLSWIVREDLGSILLDRATALREAGRQDEARTSWDQARVLFEDLARDEPDDLGLRSRLADCYAEGHSLAYDQGRFEEAHRHILRCLELREAMAVANPSVPSYRRALSENLLSLAYVLALLKRRPEALAVYRRAADMAEGLLEEEPDAAYTKNLLAQGLKSQADLLVVAGRGAEALPLIRRSAAILEQVVREHPGQVFHASSLGGALRTLGRVEAALGDGAAALRTFERAAQVDGELADRYPGVRYNLACDIALMSAVAEPGREGLAADAVAQLRRAFVAGYANLENVKVDADLESLRGRVDFRGLELDMAFPRDPFAPEK; this is encoded by the coding sequence ATGGCCGCGAACGCCGCCGACCGCGATCTCCTGTTCGGGCTGCTGGCCCTGCAGAACGGCCTGATCGACCAGGTCCAGCTCGTCGCCGGCTTCCAGGCCTGGACCCGGGACAGGGGCCGCACCCTGGCCGAGCACCTCGCCTCCCGCGGCGACCTCGACGCCGACGACCGCTCGGTCCTCGAGGCGCTGGTCGACCGTCACCTGAAGAAGCACGGCGGCGGCGCGCAGGCGAGCCTCGCGACCGTCGCCCCGGGCGGATCGACCCGCGAGAGCTTGGCGGCCCTCGGGGACGCCGAGGTCGGGGCGATCCTCGCCCGCATCCGCCCGGCCCCCGATCCCGCGGGGGACGCCGACCGGACGAGCACCTGCGAGTTCGGCGTCGCCGACGGCGAGGGCCGGAGGTTCCGGGTGCTCCGGCCCTACGCCCGCGGGGGCCTGGGGGCCGTCTTCGTGGCTCTGGACGCCGAGCTGAACCGCGAGGTGGCGCTGAAGCAGATCCTCGAGCGCCACGCCGACGACCCGTCCAGCCGCCAGCGGTTCCTCCTCGAGGCCGAGATCACCGGCGGCCTGGAGCACCCGGGGATCGTCCCCGTCTACGGCCTGGGGACCTACGAGGACGGGCGGCCCTACTACGCCATGCGGTTCGTCCGCGGAGATTCGCTCAAGGAGGCGATCGGGCGCTTCCACGCCGACGCGGCCCTCGCTGGCGATCCCGGGCTGCGGTCGCTCGAGCTGCGCAAGTTGCTGCGCCGCTTCCTGGACGTGTGCGACGCGATCGAGTACGCCCACTCGCGGGGCGTGCTCCACCGCGACATCAAGCCCGGCAACGTGATAGTGGGCAGGCACGGCGAGACCCTGGTGGTCGACTGGGGCCTCGCCAAGACGCTGGGGAGGGTCGAGCCGGGGGTCGGCTCCGACGAGCGGCCGTTGAACCCGAGTTCCGCCAGCGGGTCGGCCGAGACCCTCCCCGGCAGCGCCCTGGGGACGCCGGCCTACATGAGCCCGGAGCAGGCCGCCGGGGACCTCGAACGCCTCGGGCCCCGGAGCGACGTCTACAGCCTGGGGGCGACGTTGTACTGCCTGCTGACCGGCAGGCCGCCCTTCGACGGCGAGGTCGTCGACGTGCTCCGGGCGGTGGGGCGGGGGGACTTCCCGCCCCCGCGCAAGGTCGACGCGACGGTCGATGCGGCGCTGGACGCGGTCTGCTCCAAGGCCATGGCGCTCGACCCTTCGGGCCGCTATGTGTCGCCGAGGGCGCTGGCGGAGGACCTGGAGCGGTGGATCGCCGACGAGCCGGTGACGGCGTACCGAGACCCGCTCGCGACCCGCGTCACGCGCTGGGGCCGGCGCCATCGCTCGCTGGCCGCGTCGTTGGGGATGTCGCTCGCCTCCGCCGTAATCAGCCTGTCCATCGCCGTGGTGGCGATCAACCGCGAGCGCTCGAAGGCGGAGGCCAATTTCCGGCGGGCGCGGTCCGCGGTCGACGAGTATTTCACGACCGTGAGCGAGAATCGGCTCCTCAACGTGCCCGGCCTCCAGCCCCTCCGGAAGCGGCTCCTCGAGTCCGCCCGCCGTTATTATCTCGAGTTCCTCGCCGAGCGCGGGAGCGATCCCTCGGTCCGCTCCGACGCCGCGTCGGCGTCGTTCCGCGCCGGCTGGATCGATCAGGCTATGGGCGACCTCGAGGGCGCCATGAGCGCCCACCGCGCCGCGACCGAGCTCTACGAGCAACTCGCCCGCGACGGGCCCGACGACGTCGAACTTCGACGGTCTTTGGCCCGCTGCCACGGCGCCCAGGGCCTGGCGCTCGCGGGCCTCGGCCGCATCGAACAGGCCATCGCCGAGCATCGCAAGGCGTTGGAGATCCGCCGCGCCGTCGCGCGTCGGTCCCCGGACGATCCGAGTTCGCGTATAGACGTGGCCCGCAGCCATCGCAACATCGGCCAACTCTTTCGCGACGTCGGCAAGCCTTCCGAGGCCATCGCCGAGTGGGACGACGCCGCCGCGATCGCGCGGCCCCTGCTCGACCTGCCGCTCCCGCACGCCGCCGGCCCGGTCGACCTGACCGGGCGGACCAGCCTGTCTTGGATCGTCCGCGAGGACCTCGGCAGCATCCTCCTCGATCGCGCCACGGCCCTGCGCGAGGCGGGACGACAGGACGAGGCCCGCACGTCCTGGGATCAGGCCCGCGTCCTGTTCGAGGACCTCGCCCGGGACGAGCCGGACGACCTGGGCCTCCGGTCGCGGCTGGCCGACTGCTACGCCGAGGGCCACTCGCTGGCGTACGATCAAGGGCGCTTCGAGGAGGCCCACCGCCACATCCTCCGCTGCCTGGAGCTGCGCGAGGCGATGGCCGTCGCCAACCCCTCGGTCCCGTCGTACCGCCGCGCGCTCTCGGAGAATTTGCTGAGCCTCGCCTACGTCCTCGCCCTGCTGAAGCGCCGGCCCGAGGCGTTGGCCGTCTATCGCCGGGCCGCCGACATGGCCGAGGGGCTTCTGGAGGAGGAGCCGGACGCCGCCTACACGAAGAACCTCCTGGCGCAGGGGCTCAAGAGCCAGGCGGACCTGTTGGTGGTCGCGGGCCGGGGCGCCGAGGCCTTGCCTCTGATCCGGCGATCCGCGGCGATCCTGGAGCAGGTCGTCCGAGAGCATCCCGGCCAGGTGTTCCACGCCAGCTCGCTAGGGGGGGCCCTACGCACGCTGGGCCGGGTCGAAGCGGCCCTCGGCGATGGGGCCGCGGCCCTTCGCACCTTCGAGCGTGCCGCTCAGGTGGACGGCGAGTTAGCCGATCGTTACCCCGGCGTCCGCTACAACCTGGCCTGCGACATCGCCCTGATGAGCGCGGTCGCCGAGCCGGGTCGCGAAGGCCTCGCGGCCGATGCGGTCGCGCAGCTCCGTAGGGCGTTCGTCGCAGGTTACGCCAATCTCGAGAACGTGAAGGTCGACGCCGATCTCGAATCCCTGCGGGGCCGCGTCGACTTCCGGGGACTCGAGCTCGACATGGCCTTTCCGAGAGATCCGTTCGCCCCGGAGAAGTGA
- a CDS encoding YncE family protein, with translation MIRRVTAFAGLLLALPSLASAGLIAGDLIAGQAYAVDASTGVATPLGSSFGFTGVTGLGYDSAAGVLYGLDRDTDQLLIVDPATGSATAVGPLGVDIVAADVAFDSANGLLYMVDYRLAQLFTIDPTTGAAALIGASVGAQGLAYDSVTNTLYASRDTFNDVTSGLYTIDVATGAATFVGGFGQGVNDNDLAFDPTANVLYLSGTFEANSLFTVNRATGAVATVGTLGDGVFGSGLAFVGGSAAVPEPSSLAMGTTAALMGLAVVRRRA, from the coding sequence ATGATCCGCCGAGTCACCGCCTTCGCCGGACTGCTGCTGGCCCTGCCGTCGCTGGCGTCGGCCGGCCTGATCGCCGGCGACCTGATTGCTGGCCAAGCCTATGCGGTCGACGCGTCGACCGGCGTCGCGACGCCCCTCGGTTCGTCCTTCGGGTTCACGGGCGTCACAGGGCTGGGCTACGATTCCGCCGCCGGCGTCCTCTACGGTCTGGACCGCGACACCGACCAGCTGCTGATCGTCGACCCTGCGACGGGGTCGGCCACGGCTGTGGGGCCGCTCGGCGTGGACATCGTCGCGGCCGACGTGGCCTTCGACTCGGCGAACGGCCTGCTCTACATGGTCGACTACAGGCTGGCCCAACTCTTCACGATCGACCCGACGACGGGCGCGGCCGCCCTGATCGGCGCCAGCGTCGGTGCCCAGGGGCTGGCCTACGACTCCGTCACGAACACCCTCTACGCGTCGCGCGATACGTTCAACGACGTCACGAGCGGCCTCTACACCATCGACGTCGCGACCGGAGCCGCGACCTTCGTCGGCGGCTTCGGCCAGGGCGTCAACGACAACGACCTGGCCTTCGATCCGACGGCGAACGTCCTCTATCTGAGCGGCACGTTTGAAGCCAACTCGCTCTTCACCGTAAACCGCGCGACGGGGGCCGTCGCCACCGTAGGCACCCTGGGCGATGGGGTGTTCGGTTCGGGGCTGGCTTTCGTCGGCGGGTCGGCCGCCGTCCCCGAGCCCTCCTCGCTCGCGATGGGTACGACGGCCGCACTGATGGGCCTGGCGGTCGTTCGTCGTCGAGCCTGA
- a CDS encoding sigma-70 family RNA polymerase sigma factor, translating to MALERYRSYLRLLAEAQLGRDGRRGVEPSDVVQQTLLDAHRDRAGFRGGEAEHRAWLRRLLACNFADALRAQGRAKRDAGRVQSLEASLGESSARLERWLAVDQSSPSRRAERNESLVRLADALVRVPEDNRRALVMRHCQGASLAEISEALGRTPQAVAGLLKRGLAQLRDEMPDDEGGAG from the coding sequence ATGGCGTTGGAGCGATACCGCTCCTACCTGCGATTGCTGGCCGAGGCCCAGCTCGGGCGCGACGGGCGCCGGGGCGTCGAGCCGTCGGACGTCGTGCAGCAGACCCTGCTCGACGCCCACAGGGACCGCGCCGGCTTCCGCGGCGGCGAGGCCGAGCACCGCGCCTGGCTCCGCCGCCTCCTCGCCTGCAACTTCGCCGACGCGCTCCGCGCCCAGGGCCGGGCCAAGCGGGACGCCGGCCGCGTTCAGTCGCTGGAGGCGTCGCTCGGCGAGTCCTCCGCCCGCCTGGAGCGGTGGCTCGCCGTCGACCAGTCGTCGCCCTCCCGGCGGGCCGAGCGGAACGAGTCGCTCGTGCGTCTCGCCGATGCGCTGGTCCGGGTGCCCGAGGACAATCGCCGGGCCCTGGTGATGCGGCACTGCCAGGGGGCGAGCCTGGCGGAGATCAGCGAGGCCCTCGGCCGCACGCCGCAGGCCGTGGCGGGGCTGCTCAAGCGCGGCCTCGCCCAGCTCCGGGACGAGATGCCCGACGACGAGGGGGGCGCCGGATGA
- a CDS encoding protein kinase domain-containing protein, producing MTGPDRERAVERVIAEYLAAEDVGATPDRAAILAAHPDLAPELRSFFGGHDRFGRLAAPLRGDPAPTVDLAAAVSAPGDAGGLPPGEQVRYFGDYEILEELGRGGMGVVYRARQVSLNRPVALKMIRSGILADADDLRRFQNEVEAVALLDHPGVVPVYEVGELEGQRYFSMKLIEGGGVASGAFMDDPRAAARLVVEAAEAVAHAHVRGVLHRDLKPANLLLDADGHAHVTDFGLAKRTTEDAELTQSGAILGTPAYMSPEQAAGRRGAVTTATDVYGLGGVLYTLLTGRAPFVGESVVETLDAVRTSSPARPRLLNAKIPRDLETICLKCLEKEPDRRYATAQALAEDLRAWLGSRPIAARPTGPLERAALFARRKPAAAAACGLAAAVVFLIGAGGSIAWLWRAAESGRVEAETARAGAEKARVDVEAAHVRLASVEYGRAVQAAYEEWRDDDVVGALAILEGTRPELRGWEWRYVDSLCRPELATFQGPGGRFEPYFDESGTRIATLDGAGTIRFWDARSGAELPGREGRTFVGLDALGRDGARVLAAGDGGRTVVVKDAASGVAIATLAGHAGRIFSSRFDRDGGRVVTASEDGTAKVWDAASGAVLLTLVAPKFSLFPHAEFSPDGTKVATADLHGPARLWDARTGEGLRTLAGHEGGVERAAFSPDGTRVVTAGHDKTARVWDAASGAELLTLRGHARRVFSALFSPDGSKVVTASEDRTARVWDAASGAATLTLKGHGSAVWAARFSPDGSRVITAALGTLESTRVKPEPARIWDAKTGPGPFTLEGGRGSARASFSPDGAKVAAIRWAADPSESRVLDARTGRPSLRLGSGGGISIEFSRDGKRIVTADYDGTARIWDARGGGNLISLKGHGGFLTAASFSPDGSRVVTAGVDGTARLWDARDGREIRVLKARGGRVDCAAFSRDGSRVVTAGFDQAATVWDATTGVEVLRLVGHAKAVASAAYSPDGARIATGGFDDVAKVWDAAAGAEILTLKGHTGTLWSVAFSPDGSRIVTAGGDGTVRLWDAGSGTEVLALKGHADGVRSASFSPDGTRIVSGSDDGTTRVWDARPYAVVRAERADASPIPDPARSP from the coding sequence ATGACCGGTCCGGATCGCGAGCGGGCCGTCGAGCGGGTCATCGCCGAGTATCTCGCGGCCGAGGACGTCGGCGCGACCCCGGACCGCGCCGCGATCCTCGCCGCGCATCCCGACCTGGCCCCGGAACTCCGTTCCTTCTTCGGCGGGCACGACCGTTTCGGCCGCCTGGCGGCCCCGCTCCGGGGCGACCCGGCCCCCACCGTCGATCTGGCCGCCGCGGTCTCCGCTCCGGGCGACGCGGGCGGGCTGCCCCCCGGCGAACAGGTCCGCTATTTCGGCGACTACGAGATCCTGGAAGAACTGGGCCGGGGCGGCATGGGCGTCGTCTACCGGGCCCGCCAGGTCAGCCTGAATCGGCCGGTGGCTTTGAAGATGATCCGGTCGGGCATCCTCGCCGACGCCGACGACCTGCGGAGGTTCCAGAACGAGGTCGAGGCCGTGGCCCTGCTCGACCACCCGGGCGTCGTGCCGGTGTACGAGGTCGGCGAGCTCGAGGGGCAGCGGTATTTCAGCATGAAGCTGATCGAAGGCGGCGGCGTCGCGTCCGGAGCCTTCATGGACGACCCCCGGGCCGCCGCACGCCTGGTGGTCGAAGCCGCCGAAGCGGTGGCGCACGCCCACGTCCGAGGCGTCCTGCACCGCGACCTCAAGCCGGCCAACCTGCTGCTCGACGCCGACGGGCATGCCCACGTCACGGATTTCGGCCTGGCGAAGCGGACCACTGAGGACGCCGAGCTGACGCAGTCGGGTGCGATCCTCGGCACCCCGGCCTACATGAGCCCCGAGCAGGCCGCAGGCCGCCGGGGCGCGGTCACCACCGCGACGGACGTCTACGGCCTAGGGGGCGTCCTGTATACGCTCTTGACCGGCAGGGCCCCCTTCGTCGGCGAGAGCGTCGTCGAGACGCTCGACGCCGTCCGGACGTCGTCGCCCGCCCGGCCTAGGCTTCTCAACGCGAAGATCCCCCGCGACCTGGAGACCATCTGCCTGAAATGTTTGGAGAAGGAGCCCGACCGGCGGTATGCGACGGCCCAGGCGTTGGCCGAGGATCTGCGGGCGTGGCTCGGGAGCCGGCCGATCGCCGCGCGGCCGACGGGCCCGCTGGAGCGGGCGGCCCTGTTCGCGAGGCGCAAGCCGGCGGCGGCGGCCGCTTGCGGGCTGGCGGCGGCGGTCGTGTTCCTGATCGGGGCCGGCGGGTCGATCGCGTGGCTGTGGCGGGCGGCCGAGAGCGGCCGGGTCGAGGCGGAGACGGCCCGCGCCGGGGCGGAGAAGGCCCGCGTCGATGTGGAGGCTGCCCACGTCCGGCTGGCGTCGGTCGAATACGGCCGGGCGGTCCAGGCGGCCTACGAGGAGTGGCGCGACGACGACGTCGTCGGGGCTCTGGCGATCCTCGAGGGCACGCGACCCGAGCTGCGCGGGTGGGAGTGGCGTTACGTCGATTCGCTCTGCCGCCCCGAGCTGGCGACGTTCCAGGGGCCGGGGGGTCGTTTCGAGCCGTATTTCGACGAGTCGGGGACGCGGATCGCGACCCTGGACGGGGCGGGGACGATCCGCTTCTGGGACGCGCGGAGCGGGGCCGAGCTCCCCGGGCGCGAGGGGCGGACGTTCGTAGGCCTCGACGCCCTCGGCCGCGACGGCGCGCGGGTCCTCGCGGCGGGCGACGGGGGTCGGACCGTCGTCGTCAAGGACGCGGCGAGCGGGGTCGCGATCGCCACGCTGGCGGGACACGCGGGCCGCATCTTCTCGTCGCGGTTCGACCGGGACGGCGGGCGGGTCGTGACCGCGAGCGAGGACGGCACCGCGAAGGTCTGGGACGCCGCGTCCGGCGCGGTGCTCCTCACCCTCGTAGCCCCGAAATTCTCGCTCTTCCCTCACGCGGAATTCAGCCCCGACGGGACGAAGGTCGCGACCGCGGACTTGCACGGGCCGGCGCGGCTCTGGGACGCGAGGACGGGCGAGGGGCTGCGCACGCTCGCCGGGCACGAGGGCGGCGTGGAGCGGGCGGCGTTCAGCCCCGACGGGACCCGGGTCGTCACGGCCGGGCACGACAAGACGGCGCGCGTCTGGGACGCGGCGAGCGGGGCCGAACTGCTGACGCTCAGGGGGCACGCCCGCCGGGTCTTCTCGGCCCTGTTCAGCCCGGACGGCTCCAAGGTCGTGACGGCGAGCGAGGACCGGACCGCCCGCGTCTGGGACGCGGCGAGCGGAGCGGCGACGCTCACGCTCAAGGGGCACGGCTCGGCAGTGTGGGCGGCGCGTTTCAGCCCGGACGGCTCCAGGGTGATCACGGCCGCCCTGGGGACCTTGGAGTCGACGCGGGTCAAGCCGGAGCCGGCTCGGATCTGGGACGCGAAGACCGGCCCCGGGCCGTTCACGCTCGAAGGGGGCCGGGGGTCGGCGCGGGCCTCGTTCAGCCCGGACGGGGCCAAGGTCGCGGCCATCCGGTGGGCCGCCGACCCTTCCGAATCGCGCGTCCTGGACGCGCGGACGGGCCGCCCGAGCTTGCGGCTCGGGAGTGGCGGCGGCATCTCGATCGAGTTCAGCCGCGATGGGAAGCGGATCGTGACGGCGGACTACGACGGGACGGCCAGGATCTGGGACGCCAGGGGCGGCGGGAATCTCATCTCGCTGAAAGGACACGGGGGCTTCCTGACGGCCGCGTCCTTCAGCCCGGACGGGTCGCGGGTCGTGACCGCGGGCGTCGACGGTACCGCGAGGCTCTGGGACGCGCGGGACGGGAGGGAGATCCGCGTGCTGAAGGCGCGTGGGGGCCGGGTCGATTGCGCCGCGTTCAGCCGCGACGGGTCGCGAGTCGTGACCGCGGGCTTCGACCAGGCGGCGACGGTCTGGGACGCGACGACGGGGGTCGAGGTGCTGAGGCTCGTCGGGCACGCCAAGGCCGTCGCGTCGGCTGCGTACAGCCCCGACGGCGCGCGGATCGCGACCGGCGGCTTCGACGACGTGGCGAAGGTCTGGGACGCCGCCGCCGGGGCCGAGATCCTGACCCTCAAGGGCCATACGGGCACGCTGTGGTCCGTGGCCTTCAGCCCCGACGGGTCGCGGATCGTCACCGCCGGCGGCGACGGGACGGTGAGGTTGTGGGACGCCGGCAGCGGGACGGAGGTCCTCGCCCTCAAGGGACACGCCGACGGGGTCCGCTCGGCGTCCTTCAGCCCGGATGGGACGCGGATCGTCAGCGGGAGCGACGACGGCACGACGAGGGTCTGGGACGCGCGACCCTATGCGGTCGTCCGCGCCGAGCGCGCCGACGCCTCGCCCATCCCCGATCCCGCTCGATCTCCTTGA
- a CDS encoding TlpA family protein disulfide reductase — MTRVWDAGSWKTWIVLLAGLTSQAVSAAKAEEELPRYRLEPGMVLSYTGRTSIKANSDTFFEDQDTTAWVVRRNSDGSRRVVIRVGNRLREAAGPGAGKAPTKGQQLPPMEYSLGYFDLSPDGRLGADAQLGSDFDPAIAFPRLPDKPSAGEWGQRDARTGQEYGYSSLRRGTDGWGFHAERLGPLKRVYTIGFGSDYRFDRGMVVGAEQHFSQEIGVKTKGTGKLELAGVETKNAAWVAAFAPAADRSIAALRAYRKAIQAAAKDAENGASLLADARRKLQAARDATDEPVFREEFDRKLAGHDARAKAYMESAKRRAAVVGKPFPDWSLQGLDGETHSLADYRGRVVVLDFWFRGCGWCIKAMPEIDAVAEKFKGRPVAVLGMNTDAEEEDARFVAEVMGLKYPTLRARGVPEKIDVKGFPAVILVGPDGVVRDIHYGYSPTMGAELTKAIEGLLPRGAKSTRKP; from the coding sequence ATGACGCGGGTTTGGGATGCAGGCTCGTGGAAAACCTGGATCGTCCTGCTGGCCGGTCTGACTTCCCAGGCCGTCTCGGCCGCGAAAGCGGAGGAAGAGCTCCCGAGGTATCGGCTCGAGCCCGGCATGGTCCTCTCCTACACCGGGCGGACCAGCATCAAGGCCAACAGCGACACGTTCTTCGAGGATCAGGACACGACCGCCTGGGTCGTCCGACGCAATTCGGACGGCAGCCGCCGCGTCGTCATCCGCGTCGGGAACCGGCTCCGCGAGGCCGCCGGCCCGGGGGCGGGGAAGGCCCCGACCAAGGGGCAGCAGCTCCCGCCGATGGAATACAGCCTCGGCTACTTCGACCTGTCCCCCGACGGACGGCTCGGGGCCGACGCCCAGCTAGGCTCCGACTTCGACCCGGCGATCGCCTTCCCTCGCCTGCCCGACAAGCCCTCGGCGGGCGAGTGGGGTCAGCGCGACGCCCGAACCGGGCAGGAGTACGGCTACTCGTCACTGCGGCGCGGGACCGACGGCTGGGGCTTTCACGCAGAGCGGCTCGGCCCCCTGAAGCGGGTATATACCATAGGATTCGGGTCGGACTACCGCTTCGACCGCGGCATGGTCGTCGGGGCCGAGCAGCACTTCAGCCAGGAGATCGGCGTCAAGACCAAGGGCACCGGCAAGCTTGAGCTGGCGGGCGTCGAAACCAAGAACGCGGCCTGGGTCGCCGCCTTCGCCCCGGCGGCCGATCGGTCCATCGCGGCGCTCCGGGCCTACAGGAAAGCGATCCAGGCGGCCGCGAAGGACGCCGAGAACGGCGCCTCCCTGCTGGCGGACGCCAGGCGGAAGCTGCAGGCCGCCCGCGACGCGACCGACGAGCCCGTCTTCCGCGAGGAGTTCGACCGCAAACTCGCCGGCCACGATGCCAGGGCCAAGGCGTACATGGAGTCGGCGAAGCGGCGCGCCGCGGTGGTGGGCAAGCCGTTCCCGGACTGGTCCCTGCAGGGGCTCGACGGCGAGACGCACTCCCTGGCCGACTACCGCGGGCGGGTCGTCGTGCTCGACTTCTGGTTTCGGGGCTGCGGCTGGTGCATCAAGGCGATGCCGGAGATCGACGCCGTGGCTGAGAAGTTCAAGGGACGCCCGGTGGCGGTGCTGGGGATGAACACCGACGCCGAGGAGGAGGACGCCCGATTCGTGGCCGAGGTCATGGGCCTGAAGTACCCGACCCTCCGCGCCCGGGGCGTCCCCGAGAAGATCGACGTCAAGGGCTTCCCCGCCGTGATCCTCGTCGGCCCCGACGGCGTCGTCCGGGACATCCATTATGGCTACTCGCCGACGATGGGCGCCGAGCTGACGAAGGCGATCGAGGGATTGCTCCCGCGGGGAGCGAAGTCGACGCGCAAGCCGTGA
- a CDS encoding PEP-CTERM sorting domain-containing protein, with translation MKMRRSSLAILAVGLWAGAARADVVIDFAALAAPGAGAVAVGSPYVEDGFEFSSTSVNSAFSSWEAQSANFAGSTGLFNSAAEQTTILRKVGGGAFDLVSIALAFYSSGDGQQVPVNFTGTRADASTVQQGFVLAPTFGFHTYSFVGFEDVVSVAWVQQAGFHQFDDVRIASSSAVPEPASLAMLGVGALGAPRLARRRQARRTERR, from the coding sequence ATGAAGATGCGGAGATCGAGCTTGGCGATCCTGGCGGTCGGCCTGTGGGCGGGTGCCGCGCGGGCGGACGTGGTCATCGATTTCGCGGCGCTTGCAGCGCCGGGGGCCGGCGCCGTCGCGGTCGGATCCCCCTACGTGGAAGACGGATTCGAGTTCTCGTCGACTTCGGTCAACTCCGCGTTCTCGTCCTGGGAGGCGCAGAGCGCCAACTTCGCGGGCTCGACCGGCCTGTTCAACAGCGCCGCGGAGCAGACGACGATCCTCCGGAAGGTCGGCGGGGGGGCCTTCGACCTGGTCTCGATCGCATTGGCGTTCTACTCGAGCGGGGACGGCCAGCAGGTCCCCGTGAACTTCACGGGGACCCGGGCCGACGCCTCGACCGTCCAGCAGGGGTTCGTCCTGGCGCCGACGTTCGGCTTCCATACCTACAGCTTCGTCGGCTTCGAGGACGTCGTGAGCGTGGCCTGGGTCCAGCAGGCCGGCTTCCACCAGTTCGACGACGTCCGGATCGCCTCGTCGTCGGCCGTCCCCGAGCCGGCCTCGCTGGCGATGCTGGGCGTCGGGGCCCTCGGCGCGCCACGCCTCGCCCGGCGCCGCCAGGCCCGAAGGACCGAAAGACGGTGA